AAGCTGGTCTCACCGCGGCTGGTTTCCATGTGTTCACGGCCGATAACGGGGCTCGCGCGTTCAGCATCTTTCAACGTCATAAACCGCAGCTGATTATCTCCGATATCCGCATGAATCGGGTCGATGGTTTTGAACTCCTCGCCAAGGTGCGGGAGTCGCATCCCGGCACGCCGGTCATCCTTTTCTCTGGATTTTATGCGGGTCTGGAGCGCGATTTGAAACATACGAATCTGAAGCCTGATCTTTTCATGGATAAGCCCTTCCGCATGAGCGAGCTGGTGGCGAACGTCAAACGCCTCCTGGGCGAGGCGACGGCCAAGGCTTCCTGACGCTGATCACGGTGAAGATAAAACGGGGAGCCGATTTCGGGCTCCTTTTTTTTCTTGCGCCTGCCCGCAAGCCTTGCTACTTGTCTATCTGTATTCAATCCCGAAACATTTCAAAAGAGGCCTTAATATGTTGAATGGCAAGCCTTCGGCCATGCTGTCGTTTCTTTGCGTGCTCGCGCTGCTGTCCTGTGCAAGGGCTCCTGAATCTGTCAGCACTCCGAAAATTATTCAGGGTCATGCCGCCGAAGCCTTGAGCTATCCGGTCGTGGCGCTTTTGAAAGAGGACTCGGGTGGCGTCTGGTACGCCTACTGCTCGGGTGTGATGATCGCGGCCGATCGGCTTTTGACCGCGGCGCACTGCACGCAATCTTCCCTGGGCGAGGTGTATGAAGCGTCGTCCCTCCGCGTGCAGTGGGGGCAGAAGGATCCCGAAGCGGATCTGTCCCAGGCCCTGGCGGTCGCCTCCGTCTTTGTTCATCCGCACTATAATCCCGCGGCAATGGGCAAGGACAAGGATGGACTGATCAAGCCTGGGGCCGCTTATGATATCGCGCTTTGGACTTTGCAGCAGCCCATCACGAATCCTTTGTTTCATCCCGCTGCAATCATGCCGCCTGCAGAACTCAGCGCGAGTTTGCAGAATGAGCAGGAGATACTTTTGCTGGGTTATGGACAAACATCGGCGTGGGGATCGCCCTGGGAAAAGCGGCAGCTGATGGAAGCGATCACGCTGTATAAACCGAGACTTGTTTGGAATGTGAGGCGTCGTGAGCTGGTGAATGGGCGGCTTATCACGCGCACGGTGAGTCTCGAATTTCCGGGTGCGACGGAGGTGGAATTCTATGCTGGCGATCGTCATCTGCCGGATACCTGCAAGGGCGATAGCGGAGGGCCGGCGATGATGAAGGACGCGGGAGGAGAGTGGAAGCTTCTTGGTCTGACCTCGCGCGGTGATGCCAACTGCGATCGCGGTGGTGTTTATACCCTTGTCCCTTTGATGCAGAGCTGGTTTGCGGGTCTTTGAGATCTTTCCATATCTGACTTGCTCCCAGGGCTTTGCCCTTTGTATACAAGACCTCATACACATGACATGAGGTTTGTATGCTTTTCGGCAAAACTATTTCGGCTTTGGGGCTTTTACTGAGTCTTGCTCCGGCTTCGTTCGCGCGCACTCCAAGCGATGTTTCCCTTGAATGGCCAGCCTCCATTCCGCAGCTTCCCCAATTTGTTTATCTTCGCTGCAATGCCACCGGCTGGGACGTCAATGCCGCGACCCGCATGAAACGGGTGACGGGCCAGCCTCAGCTTCTGAGCCTGACTTATGATGTGAAAGAGGATTGG
The Oligoflexus sp. genome window above contains:
- a CDS encoding S1 family peptidase produces the protein MLNGKPSAMLSFLCVLALLSCARAPESVSTPKIIQGHAAEALSYPVVALLKEDSGGVWYAYCSGVMIAADRLLTAAHCTQSSLGEVYEASSLRVQWGQKDPEADLSQALAVASVFVHPHYNPAAMGKDKDGLIKPGAAYDIALWTLQQPITNPLFHPAAIMPPAELSASLQNEQEILLLGYGQTSAWGSPWEKRQLMEAITLYKPRLVWNVRRRELVNGRLITRTVSLEFPGATEVEFYAGDRHLPDTCKGDSGGPAMMKDAGGEWKLLGLTSRGDANCDRGGVYTLVPLMQSWFAGL